Genomic DNA from Nitrospira sp.:
ACTGCCGGAATTCTCGCAGTTCGCTGAGGCCCACCTCGCCCCAGACTTCCAGGACCGTCGTTTCACTCTCGGCCTGGCGCAAGGTGGCCGGTATCTGCTCTTTCGTATGCCCACGCCGTCGTGTCATCGTCGGGTCCTCCTTGGGGTGAAGAAGACCACGCCGCCGACCGTTTCCTCAAGTCACCTGTGGCCTACGTTTCGGATTTTCGGTCACTGGCTCCCAGGTCGGGGCATACCGCCGGATGACGGTACGTAGCGACGCATCGGCTGCTTCCGCGCGAGGAGGGTCCGGAGGTCGGACATGCAACGAAGGGCAGAGGCGACGGGCGAAGCTGAGCGGCATGCCGACGTGGCCCCCTTCTTTGATGCGAAGCGCAACGGTGTCGCCCGTTCCCATCATGCTGCGAGGGACCTCGACTTGCTCCGCCTGGAGGATGAGCTCGATGGGATCCTCGGCGGCCACAATTCCGACGAGTGGCACGAAGGAGAGCGACCCCAAGGACTGCAGGACGACTTCGACGACACCGGGAATTCTCCGCGCGCCGGATTCAAACCGAACGATGGCCAGACGCTTCCGTTTGAGCTGGTCGGCCAAGGCGTGCTGAGTCAATCCTAAGGACAAGCGGGCATGCGTGAATTCTTCAGGAGTCATGTATCCATCGGATACATTGTCGGCGCGGATCTGTCACGATGCGGTGTTGTGGTAGGCTGAGCGCATGGGGGCCGGCATCGTCGGGATCGACCAGGAGAAGGCCAGGCCCTATCCTTCATCGAACGAGTAGCGAGTGACGGCGCAGGCCAGTAGTTTGGCGCGGCTCTTTGCGCTTCTCTCTCACCGGCCTCGTGCGTTGAACGTCCATGCGTGATTCTCGAACCGCGCCGCAGTTGAGACATCGCAGGATGGTCAACTCGCCTTCCAGCCCCAAATATTGATCTCTGACCAGTAGTCCGGCACAGCGCACACAGGGCATGACGGCCTCCTTCATGACGAGAGGGGATAGTCTAGTGGCGCGGCGTTATCCAAAGTTGTGCCTGGTGTTACGAAATAGAAAACTCTTCATCGGAGGTCTGTCCCGTTCATGACCTCCTGATATGGCGGAGTGCGTGGTGTGTTCAGTAAGAAAGGGGTGCTTCAATTGACAGGAGGAAAAAGGCGGCTAAGGTAGGGATGGTTGTGCACGAGCACCATCCGGCATGACTCGCGAGGAGGCGACAAGCGAGAACAGGAGGACGATCACATGAAGGGACGATGGCTCATCGCATGTGCGGGCATTCTGGTCGGGCTTCACGGTGGCACGGCCTTCGCCGTGAATCCGGATAACGGTCCCGGATGCGGACTGGGGAAACTGGCCTGGTCTGATTACAAGACGCCGAAGAACATTGCGCCGCAGGTCATGATGGCGACCACTAATGCCACATTCGGTAGCCAGACGTTCGGGATCAGCTTTGGGACGTCCGGCTGCACCAACGACGGCAAGGTCATGGCTGGGCAGCAGACGAATCTGTTCGTTGCGAGCACCTTTGATACGCTGTCTGAAGATATGGCGCGGGGCGGCGGGGAGCATCTTGCGGCCTTGGCCACGTTACTGGGTATCCCGGCCGAGCAGCACCCGGCCTTTTTCGCCATGACGCAGCAACAATATCAGGTGCTGGTTCACGCCGGTGAGACGTCGTCCGTGGCGGTGGTCAAGGCGCTTCAGGATGCTGTGAGTGGCCGCGCAATGGTCGCCCAGATTCCCGATCGACCGTGATTGCCTGCTGATCTCTCCTTGTTTCCGCCTAGAGTGTCATAGTCCTGGTGGGCCTGACCTATGTCGTCAGGTCCGCCAGGGTGTTCTCCCTCACCCTGTCGGATTCGGCCCTGCCCCCTTGCGTTCTGTTCCTCGCGATTCTGTTCCGGAAACGTTCTCCGTGTCTCTTGTGAGGCGTTGGCTTGAAGCCTCTAGGCCGAGGGTAGGATAATGACGGCCCTGTGACGACACAGCCCTCACACAGACTGTTGCTGTTCGCAATTGGTGCCTTTGGCATTGGTCTGTATACCCTCGATTTGTATCTCCCGCTGGGAATCGGCAACGGAGTGCTCTATGGAGGACTCGTGGTGCTGTCCCTGGCGTTTCCGGATCGTACGACTCCGATTCTTGTCGCCAGCACCTGCTCGGTATTGGCTCTATCGGATGTGTTTCTGGGTGTCACCTTTCCCAATGTGCCGCTCTGGATGGGGCTGAGCAATCGTCTGTTCAGTCTGACGGCGATCTGGTTTCCGGTGATCTATGCGTTCCAGCGTCGAAAAATCGAGGAAGCGCTACGCAGCGCCCATGATGAACTGGAAGTGCGTGTGGGCGAACGGACGCGTGAATTGGCATTGGTGAACCAGGCGCTCGTCGAAGAGATCGGCGAACGCATGGAGACGGAGCGGTCCCTCCGAGAAAGCGAGTCCTCCTTGAAAGTGAGTCAGGAGGAGTTGCAGCACAGTCGAGAAGAACTCCGGGCGCTGGCCGGACAACTGTTGACGGCACAGGAGGGGGAGCGCCGCCGTATTGCGCGGGATTTGCATGACGATGTGAACCAACGGTTGGCCATGTTAGCCATGGACCTTCGGCGGATTGAGAAAGGGGAGGTGGGTGACCGGGCTGCCATTGAGGGACTGGTACGATCGATCACCCGTCGCCTGACCACGGTTTCGGATGATGTCCGCCAGATGGCCTACCGGTTCCATCCATCTATTCTGGACGACTTAGGGCTTGTCAAAGCGGTGCGCCGGCTGGTGGATGATTTTTCTGCAACGACCATGATTGAGGCGGTGTATGTCTATCATGATCCCGTGAGTCCGGTGCCGACCGAATTGGCCACTTGCGTGTACCGGATTGCGCAAGAAGGCTTAAATAACGTTGCCCGCCATGCGCAGGCCACGGAAGTGGAAGTCGAGTTGATCTGTGACGACGAGGTCATTACGCTTTCGATTCGAGACAACGGCGTTGGGTTTGACTCGCAGCAGGCGTCGCAGAGCCTGGGGCGGTTAGGGTTGCTAAGTATGAAAGAGCGGGTGCGATTAGTGCGAGGCACATTGACAGTGTCAACGGCCCCCGGCTGCGGCACCCATCTTGAAATCTGTGTCCCGCTTCCAGGTGGCGCGCATGCCTAAGCCGCGAGTACTGTTGGCCGACGACCATTCCTTGGTGCTGGAGGGGTTTCGTCGCATTCTCGATGACCAATGCGAGTTGGTGGGGATGGTTGAGGACGGCCGCGCATTGCTGGAAGTGGCAGCCCGAGTCCATCCTGACATCGTCATTCTTGACGTGTCGATGCCGTTGTTGAATGGCATCGATGCCGCCACGCAGCTGAAGAAGACACATCCCTCAATCAAAGTCATTTTTGTCACGATGCATGCCGACACCGACTATGTTCGGTCAGCATTTGAGGCTGGGGCCTCGGGGTATTTGTTAAAGCGATCGGCGGTCGATGAATTAGAGCACGCGATTCGGGCGGTGTGGGCCGGGCATACCTATATCACGCCCTTGATTGCCAAGGATTTGCTCGACGTGTTGCTCACCAGGGGACCAGGACCGGGGCGGCAGAAGACAGCTCTCACCTTTCGTCAGCGTGAAGTGCTGCAGTTGTTGGCTGAGGGGCGAACGGCCAAAGACATTGCCCTCCGGCTCAAGATTTCCACGCGGACCGTCGAGTTTCATAAGGCCCAGCTCATGGAGCACCTGAATCTCCATACGACGGCTGAATTGATTAAGTATGCGTTAACACACGGATTCATTGCTTCTTCGTAGCTCATTCTGATACTTGTCCAGGGCCATCGTCTCTTCCGCGACCTCGTAATCTTCTCTCCCAAACTATCGGGCTTTACGAGTTCCCTGCTCCGGCAGGGTGCACTACAACCAATCGGCGCGCTTCCAGCGCCATCGCAAGAGATTATCAGTGCATGCCAGACGACAAGGGACGTGGCCATGAGCCGGAGTGATTGTCTGATTGCCTTGTTCGGCCGCCCGGTGTGGTTACGCTGCAAGCTCTGCCAACGGGTGAATCCTGCTACGACGGAAGAGTCTTTCCGAGCGTGCTGGATGGAGGAGCGTGCGGCGATGGAACAGCACCACGTCAGTCCTGCAGATCTATGGTGGTTTCAGACGGTCTGTGAACATTGCCAGCGTCCGGGCAAGGAGTCGAATTCTCTCCGATAGTGTGATCTCGCCGCTCTCGCGAGAGTGCGTGTTAAGTACGAAAGTGCACTCGAGCGCCGGTCTCAGTTGGCGATTCGGTAATTTCACAACAGTGTGACGAAGCTGACCTCGACGACTCACCCTCGCGCAGAACTCCTCGCTATCGGGCCGAATCATTCGCGACAGGGAAGGTGTTTCCCGACGACGCGTGGACGTGTTAGTTCCCTAAGCGGGATGCGTCCGGCCGATTGCTGCAAGTCTCCGGTAGGCATTACCTGCCGGCCCACAGTTCCGAACGTCGGACGTTCATCAAGGTGCGGGCGTCACGGGCGTGCGAGACCCTAGAGAAGATCGCATCGCAGGATGTTCTGATGCTTCTCGAACATCTCCGGTTCACCACCGAGTGGGTGGTGTCTCGTGAGCAGCCCAAGGATGTGGATGCCCGTTTCGATCTCCAGGACTTTATTTCGCTGAATCATCTGGTCGAAGAGATGTATCAGCGCACTGCGGCGATCGAGAAATGTGAGGCCCAGGTAGGGGTTTCAGTATGGGCCTGGTTTTTGGCGAAGTGGTCCACGTCCTGTCAGGGCGTGCAATCGCAGTCGCTCCCTGCCGCAGCACGGGTGCTGTGTACGGCCGTGGTAGCCATATCTTGCCGGAACGAGGCATGCCGAAACCTCGAGAACGATCTTTCTTCCTCGCCGATGGTTCTGGTAGAAGTCTGACATGCTAAGTCTCATTGCATTGGGTGCCGTCGCCGGACTGATTCCCGTCTATCTCGGCATTCTCTCGGCCCTGTTTCTAGGAAAGGTGATGCCGCGCACCTGGGAGGGTGGGCTCATCGGGGTTGCCAACGGAGTATTGGTCTATCTCTTTTTCGATCTCATGCATGAAGCGACCGAGCAGACCGGCGCGCGCGATCCCGTCTCATGGTTGGTGTTTCTGGGGAGCCTCGGGATCAGCTTCGTCGGCTTGGTTGCGCTGGAGTCCAGCCAGGTGTTCGGGGCTCGTGCGGGAAGCCGGTGGTTGTCGCTCCCGACGATGATCGCGGTCGGGATGGGATTGCACAATCTCGGGGAAGGCCTGGCAATCGGCGCCAGTTACGCCAGCGGTGAATATACACTCAGCCTCCTGCTCGTTGCCGGGTTTGGCTTGCACAACGGGACCGAGGGATTCGGGATCGTCGGCGCGGCCGGGAAGCAGCCGATGTCGGGGCGGGATGTGTTGCTGTTGGGGCTGATCGCCGGCCTCCCGACCTGCGTCGGGACCTTTCTCAGTGGGCAGGGAGTGTCTTCTTATTTCTCCATCTGCTTTTATTCGCTGGCAGCCGGTTCGTTGTTGTACGTGGTGTTGTCGCTGACGGCGATGTCCTACACCGCGACGCGTCGGGTGCAGGTGGCCGCGGGCATGTTCGCGGGAATTGCGATCATGTATCTCACGGCCATGCTGCTCACGTTGGTCAGCGGCGTTCGCAGCTGACGAGGACGACGCTCCTTCCGGTCGGCCATTCAATTGACCCCGCGACAGTCGGTTGTGTATAAATCGGTTGTGTATAAAATGGCCTGATTCATTCATGGTCGATTGTTGTCGGGAGGCGTGCATCATGGCAGGACGGGAATTTCACGACGGTGCCAGCGATGGCTTAGAGGCACTGGAGCCTCTGGATCCCGAGAAAATCCACTCGTGTTCTGAATTACTCGAAGCGATGCGGAAGACCGCGTTCGGTGGCCGTCGCCTGGGCGAAGCCTACGAGACGCTTGCGGCAATGATCGACGATCCCGACTGCAAAGTCGTGTTGACGTTGTCCGGCGCCATGACGATCGCCAAGATGGGCAAAATCATCAGCACCATGATCGATCACGGAATGGTGCAGGCCATCGTGTCGACCGGCGCGCTGGTGGCGCATGGGTTGAGCGAGTCGGTCGGCAAGCTGCATTACCGGCATGAGCCCTCCCACAGTGACGAGGAATTGTTCCAGAAGGGCTACAATCGCGTGTATGACACGCTTGAGATGGAATCAAATCTCAACTATGTCGAGCACGTCGTATCCCAGACCTTGAAGCGTCTCAATACGGATCAGCCCCTGTCGTCGCACCTATTGACCCGCGAACTCGGCAAGACATTGGCGGAAGAGTTTGAGGGGGCCGGCATTCTCAAGAGCGCCTATCTGAAAAACGTCCCGGTCTATATCCCGGCCTTTACCGATTCCGAAATGGGGCTGGATGTCGGGACGTGGGCGATGGGCAAAAAAATCGATTTTACCCGCAGCCAAATCAAGGACGGGGGCGACGTCGCGGTTTTGCGCGCGCTGCACGAGGTCTACCCGGTCTTCAATCCGTACCTCGATCTCAATCACTACGCAGAAGAAATGTTGGGTTCGTCACGGCTCGGGATTTTCACCATCGGCGGCGGGGTTCCCAGAAATTGGGCGCAGCAGGTCGCTCCGTACATCGAGATCAGCAACACCCGCTTGGGACTCAACGTGCAACCGCCGCGGTTTCACTACGGTGTCAGGATCTGCCCTGAGCCTGACTATTGGGGCGGCTTGAGCGGCTGTACGTACCAGGAGGGCATTTCCTGGGGTAAGTTCGTGCCGCCGGCCGAAGGGGGTCGGTTTGCCGAGGTGCTCAGTGACGCGACCATGGTCTGGCCGCTGCTCATGGTGGGACTGCTGGAACGTCGTCGCGCGAAGAGTGCCGTGTCATGACCCGCGTAGGCACATGGATACGCAGGGGCGGCGCGTCATTGGCCCTGCTTCTGCTGATGGCCGGCGGGGTTTTGGCGGCCAGCTCGCCGGTGGTGGATAACCGGATGCGCGGCAAGATGGACGCCCCCCTGACCCTGATCGAGTATTCGGATTTCACCTGCGGGTACTGCCTCAAGTTTTTCAAAGAAACCTGGCCCAAGATTCAGGCGCGGTACGTCGAGACCGGCAAAGTGCGGTTCCTCTATAAAGACTATCCCCGCGCAGACCAGGGGCCCGGCGTGACAGCGGCTCTGGCGGCCCGCTGTGCGGGAGACCAGGGGACGTACTGGCCCATGCATGACCGCTTGTTTGCCGCCGACGGACGACTGGACGTGGATAGTTACTCCCAGCATGCCAAGGCCATCGGCCTCGACCAGGCGCAGTTCCGGCAATGCCTCCGCGATGCTCCACACATGAAAGCCATTTTTCAAGACCGGGACGAAGCCAACGCCTGGGGGTTTCATGGTACGCCCGGTTTTATTTTGATGCGGACGACGCAGCAGCCGACGGCCAAGAATCCGGCGCTCGCCATTCCGGGTGCCTTCCCGTTCGAAGCGTTCGAGGAGGAAATTGAGAAGCTCCTCGTATCGCAAGGAGAGAAGTCGAAGTAGGGCCTTGTCAGGCGCGAGCCCGCAGGGGGCTGTCTCGCGGCGAGAATGATCGTTTAGCC
This window encodes:
- a CDS encoding sensor histidine kinase translates to MTTQPSHRLLLFAIGAFGIGLYTLDLYLPLGIGNGVLYGGLVVLSLAFPDRTTPILVASTCSVLALSDVFLGVTFPNVPLWMGLSNRLFSLTAIWFPVIYAFQRRKIEEALRSAHDELEVRVGERTRELALVNQALVEEIGERMETERSLRESESSLKVSQEELQHSREELRALAGQLLTAQEGERRRIARDLHDDVNQRLAMLAMDLRRIEKGEVGDRAAIEGLVRSITRRLTTVSDDVRQMAYRFHPSILDDLGLVKAVRRLVDDFSATTMIEAVYVYHDPVSPVPTELATCVYRIAQEGLNNVARHAQATEVEVELICDDEVITLSIRDNGVGFDSQQASQSLGRLGLLSMKERVRLVRGTLTVSTAPGCGTHLEICVPLPGGAHA
- a CDS encoding response regulator transcription factor, with the translated sequence MPKPRVLLADDHSLVLEGFRRILDDQCELVGMVEDGRALLEVAARVHPDIVILDVSMPLLNGIDAATQLKKTHPSIKVIFVTMHADTDYVRSAFEAGASGYLLKRSAVDELEHAIRAVWAGHTYITPLIAKDLLDVLLTRGPGPGRQKTALTFRQREVLQLLAEGRTAKDIALRLKISTRTVEFHKAQLMEHLNLHTTAELIKYALTHGFIASS
- a CDS encoding zinc transporter ZupT; the encoded protein is MLSLIALGAVAGLIPVYLGILSALFLGKVMPRTWEGGLIGVANGVLVYLFFDLMHEATEQTGARDPVSWLVFLGSLGISFVGLVALESSQVFGARAGSRWLSLPTMIAVGMGLHNLGEGLAIGASYASGEYTLSLLLVAGFGLHNGTEGFGIVGAAGKQPMSGRDVLLLGLIAGLPTCVGTFLSGQGVSSYFSICFYSLAAGSLLYVVLSLTAMSYTATRRVQVAAGMFAGIAIMYLTAMLLTLVSGVRS
- a CDS encoding deoxyhypusine synthase family protein; translated protein: MAGREFHDGASDGLEALEPLDPEKIHSCSELLEAMRKTAFGGRRLGEAYETLAAMIDDPDCKVVLTLSGAMTIAKMGKIISTMIDHGMVQAIVSTGALVAHGLSESVGKLHYRHEPSHSDEELFQKGYNRVYDTLEMESNLNYVEHVVSQTLKRLNTDQPLSSHLLTRELGKTLAEEFEGAGILKSAYLKNVPVYIPAFTDSEMGLDVGTWAMGKKIDFTRSQIKDGGDVAVLRALHEVYPVFNPYLDLNHYAEEMLGSSRLGIFTIGGGVPRNWAQQVAPYIEISNTRLGLNVQPPRFHYGVRICPEPDYWGGLSGCTYQEGISWGKFVPPAEGGRFAEVLSDATMVWPLLMVGLLERRRAKSAVS
- a CDS encoding thioredoxin domain-containing protein: MTRVGTWIRRGGASLALLLLMAGGVLAASSPVVDNRMRGKMDAPLTLIEYSDFTCGYCLKFFKETWPKIQARYVETGKVRFLYKDYPRADQGPGVTAALAARCAGDQGTYWPMHDRLFAADGRLDVDSYSQHAKAIGLDQAQFRQCLRDAPHMKAIFQDRDEANAWGFHGTPGFILMRTTQQPTAKNPALAIPGAFPFEAFEEEIEKLLVSQGEKSK